One Vibrio taketomensis DNA window includes the following coding sequences:
- the ftsX gene encoding permease-like cell division protein FtsX: MAANARNKKPVKKSARIQRDGYFAVHFKQAKASFKNLWSRPLGNVLTLAVISMALTLPASLYLLGKNVAVATSQVAGPSHISAYIKEQTPEPRIMVLKDELESLSEVASVEYISPQQGLADLSQYSGFDQALSLLEDYALPGVLVVNPSADDKSTIQALAKRIGAEEEITDVRLDEDWLSRLDAIKNLVLSIVVTLSVLMLASVFLIVGNTLRFNVEANKHEIQTMKLIGATNSYILRPYLYSGMWFGLLGALTAWILTALITVLLNSSVEQLALLYDSRFRLIGLSWDETLLLLMLGTFLGCLAAKISAQRHLNEIDPV, translated from the coding sequence ATGGCCGCTAATGCTCGTAACAAAAAGCCAGTGAAAAAGAGTGCTCGCATCCAACGTGATGGCTACTTTGCCGTTCACTTCAAACAAGCTAAAGCTTCCTTTAAGAACTTGTGGTCGCGCCCGCTGGGCAATGTTTTGACTTTGGCCGTGATATCGATGGCGTTGACTCTGCCGGCCAGCCTATATCTGCTAGGTAAGAACGTAGCTGTTGCGACCAGTCAGGTTGCCGGCCCTTCGCATATTAGTGCTTATATTAAAGAGCAAACGCCAGAGCCACGCATTATGGTGTTAAAGGATGAGCTGGAGAGCTTATCCGAAGTGGCTTCGGTGGAATACATCTCCCCACAGCAAGGTTTGGCGGATTTGAGTCAGTACTCAGGTTTTGATCAGGCGCTCTCTTTATTAGAAGATTACGCTTTACCTGGTGTCTTGGTGGTGAATCCATCCGCGGACGATAAGTCGACAATCCAAGCGTTAGCGAAGCGTATTGGGGCGGAAGAGGAAATTACCGATGTACGCTTAGACGAAGATTGGTTAAGCCGTCTTGATGCGATCAAAAATTTAGTGCTGAGTATTGTCGTGACACTTTCAGTTTTGATGTTGGCATCGGTGTTTCTGATTGTTGGCAATACGCTGCGTTTCAATGTCGAAGCAAACAAACATGAAATACAAACCATGAAGCTCATTGGGGCGACAAATAGTTATATTTTGCGCCCATATCTCTACTCTGGTATGTGGTTTGGTTTGCTTGGTGCGCTTACGGCATGGATTCTTACCGCGTTAATCACAGTTCTACTTAATAGTAGTGTTGAACAGTTAGCGCTTCTGTATGATAGCCGCTTCCGTTTGATCGGCTTGAGTTGGGATGAGACATTGTTGCTATTAATGCTGGGCACATTTTTAGGTTGTTTAGCCGCAAAGATCTCTGCACAGCGACATCTCAACGAAATTGATCCTGTTTAA
- the arsJ gene encoding organoarsenical effux MFS transporter ArsJ translates to MFANLSKSVRQYMLVTFNYWNFTVTDGALRMLVVLYFHDLGYSTLEIASLFLFYEFFGVVTNLIGGWLGARLGLNKTMNLGLAMQIIALAMLAVPNAWLTIPWVMLAQAMSGIAKDLNKMSAKSSIKTLVPDDQQGALYKWVAILTGSKNALKGVGFFVGGLLLSLVGFKVAVLLMAGVLSLVLFGSLLGLESDMGKAKVKPKFSQIFSKSESINILSAARMFLFGARDVWFVIALPIYLGSTFGWEHLWVGGFLALWVIAYGFVQGLAPKITGKAQGRVPDGSAALVWAGLLAVITAGIAYAVQIGWQPQLVIVVGLMIFGAVFAVNSSLHSYLIVSYAKGDGVSLDVGFYYMANAMGRLIGTVLSGWVFQMAGLAACLWVSFAFLAITTVISLKLPKLEQASS, encoded by the coding sequence ATGTTTGCCAATTTGAGCAAAAGTGTTCGTCAGTACATGCTGGTGACCTTTAACTATTGGAACTTTACTGTTACCGATGGCGCCCTGCGCATGCTGGTGGTGTTGTATTTTCATGATTTGGGTTACAGCACGCTAGAAATTGCCTCTCTTTTCCTTTTCTATGAATTCTTTGGCGTGGTCACAAATTTAATTGGTGGCTGGCTTGGCGCAAGACTTGGTCTTAATAAAACCATGAACCTTGGTTTGGCGATGCAAATTATTGCCTTAGCTATGTTGGCGGTGCCAAATGCATGGTTAACCATTCCTTGGGTTATGCTCGCGCAAGCGATGTCCGGTATCGCTAAAGATCTAAATAAGATGAGTGCTAAGAGCTCGATTAAAACTTTAGTTCCGGATGATCAACAAGGTGCGCTCTATAAGTGGGTAGCCATTTTAACCGGCTCAAAGAATGCCCTTAAAGGGGTTGGCTTCTTTGTTGGTGGTCTGTTGCTATCGCTGGTGGGGTTCAAAGTGGCAGTGTTGCTGATGGCGGGCGTACTGAGCTTAGTGCTGTTCGGTAGCTTACTTGGCCTTGAAAGTGATATGGGCAAAGCAAAAGTTAAGCCGAAGTTTAGTCAAATTTTTTCAAAATCAGAGTCGATCAACATTCTTTCTGCGGCCCGCATGTTCCTGTTCGGGGCTCGTGATGTGTGGTTTGTGATTGCATTGCCAATTTATCTTGGCAGTACGTTTGGTTGGGAACACCTATGGGTGGGAGGCTTTCTTGCGCTTTGGGTGATTGCTTACGGCTTTGTTCAGGGCCTTGCTCCAAAGATCACTGGGAAGGCACAAGGTCGAGTACCAGATGGAAGTGCAGCATTAGTTTGGGCGGGTTTGCTCGCGGTGATCACTGCCGGTATCGCCTATGCGGTGCAAATTGGCTGGCAGCCGCAATTGGTAATAGTGGTCGGCCTGATGATTTTCGGTGCTGTATTTGCAGTCAACTCGTCGTTGCACTCTTATCTTATCGTTAGCTATGCCAAAGGTGATGGTGTGTCATTGGATGTAGGCTTTTACTATATGGCTAATGCGATGGGACGCTTGATCGGCACAGTTCTCTCTGGTTGGGTATTTCAAATGGCGGGCTTGGCTGCCTGTTTGTGGGTGTCATTTGCCTTCTTGGCGATTACTACGGTCATTTCTCTTAAATTACCGAAATTGGAGCAAGCATCGAGCTGA
- the rpoH gene encoding RNA polymerase sigma factor RpoH, whose protein sequence is MTNQAYSIAVVSQDSLDSYIRSVNGYPMLTADEERELAERLHYDGEIDAAKGLILSHLRFVVHVARGYSGYGLPMADLIQEGNIGLMKAVKRFNPEVGVRLVSFAVHWIKAEIHEYVLRNWRIVKVATTKAQRKLFFNLRKSKKRLGWFNNGEVETVARELGVEPSEVREMESRLAAQDATFEFSADDDDHGSSNPAPVLYLEDKSSDVAENIEAANWETHTNNRLSAALASLDERSQHIVRSRWLVDDKATLQDLADKYGVSAERIRQLEKNAMKKLKMAVGEM, encoded by the coding sequence ATGACTAACCAAGCGTATTCGATAGCTGTAGTTTCACAAGATAGCTTAGATAGCTACATTCGTTCAGTGAATGGCTACCCTATGCTGACAGCTGATGAAGAACGTGAACTCGCGGAACGTTTACATTACGACGGTGAAATTGATGCAGCTAAAGGTTTGATCCTTTCACATCTGCGATTCGTTGTGCATGTAGCTCGTGGCTATTCAGGTTACGGTTTGCCAATGGCGGATCTCATTCAGGAAGGTAACATCGGTTTGATGAAAGCGGTCAAACGCTTTAATCCAGAAGTCGGTGTTCGCCTAGTCTCATTTGCAGTTCACTGGATCAAAGCTGAAATTCATGAATACGTACTGCGTAATTGGCGTATCGTGAAAGTGGCAACCACTAAAGCGCAACGCAAATTGTTTTTTAACCTACGTAAATCTAAAAAGCGTTTAGGTTGGTTTAACAATGGTGAAGTTGAGACAGTTGCACGTGAGCTTGGTGTTGAGCCTTCAGAAGTGCGTGAAATGGAATCTCGTTTAGCAGCACAAGATGCAACGTTTGAATTCAGTGCTGATGATGATGACCACGGTTCTTCAAACCCTGCCCCAGTGTTGTACTTAGAAGATAAATCCTCTGATGTAGCAGAAAACATTGAAGCGGCGAACTGGGAAACGCACACCAATAATCGTTTAAGTGCAGCACTTGCGAGCTTGGATGAGCGTAGCCAGCATATTGTACGCTCTCGCTGGTTGGTGGATGACAAAGCAACATTGCAAGATCTCGCTGATAAGTATGGCGTATCTGCAGAGCGTATTCGTCAGTTAGAAAAAAATGCGATGAAAAAGCTGAAAATGGCTGTGGGTGAAATGTAA
- a CDS encoding lysoplasmalogenase encodes MWSWLAVSLSGFISITSIENNQPKQAIFFSCFSMLLLLCMLWGQGNLVGRAEWWVSLGLIISMVADGLYITKRFKRICFASFIAAQLCYSTAFWLVLSGQIIWWLAAMLLAMGIVAFFLLLPKIDRLIFPVVIMGMVLLQLNWVTGEFWMYQKNTAALCAFIGSLTLTTSAVMLAIHDYRQPIVFGRYLISGSYLLAHCLITASFII; translated from the coding sequence ATGTGGAGTTGGCTAGCGGTTTCCTTGTCAGGTTTTATTTCAATTACATCCATTGAAAATAATCAGCCGAAGCAAGCAATATTTTTCTCCTGTTTCTCGATGCTACTATTGCTTTGTATGTTGTGGGGGCAAGGCAATCTAGTTGGACGCGCAGAGTGGTGGGTCTCACTCGGGCTTATTATTTCAATGGTGGCTGATGGCCTCTATATCACCAAGCGCTTCAAACGAATCTGTTTCGCCAGTTTTATTGCTGCGCAACTTTGTTACAGCACGGCTTTTTGGTTGGTGTTGTCTGGCCAAATTATCTGGTGGTTGGCGGCGATGCTTCTTGCTATGGGGATTGTCGCGTTCTTCTTGTTACTTCCCAAAATTGACAGGCTCATTTTTCCTGTTGTGATTATGGGAATGGTGTTGCTACAACTCAACTGGGTTACGGGTGAGTTTTGGATGTACCAAAAAAACACGGCCGCGTTGTGTGCCTTTATCGGTAGCCTGACCTTGACCACCTCCGCGGTTATGCTCGCGATTCATGATTATCGCCAACCTATTGTGTTCGGGCGTTATCTCATTTCGGGTAGTTATCTTCTGGCGCACTGTTTGATTACGGCATCCTTCATTATCTAA
- the ftsE gene encoding cell division ATP-binding protein FtsE has protein sequence MIKFEQVSKAYRGGRQALQKVDFHLRRGEMAFLGGHSGAGKSTLLKLICAIERPTDGKISFNGHDITRIPNKDIPLLRRNIGIVFQDHRLLMDRSVYDNVALPMRIESISENEIKHRVSAALDKTGLLDKARCLPSQLSGGEQQRVGIARAVVNRPTLLLADEPTGNLDQELSARVLRLLEEFNRAGVTILLATHDMNLVQSRPQYRHMELNQGFLSEVEDYGR, from the coding sequence GTGATTAAGTTTGAGCAAGTAAGCAAAGCTTACCGTGGTGGTCGACAGGCTCTGCAAAAGGTCGATTTTCATCTTCGCCGTGGCGAAATGGCATTTTTAGGTGGTCACTCAGGGGCCGGTAAAAGTACCCTACTTAAATTGATATGTGCGATTGAACGTCCGACTGACGGTAAAATCAGCTTTAATGGGCATGATATCACCCGTATTCCAAATAAGGATATCCCGTTGTTGCGCCGCAACATCGGGATCGTATTCCAAGATCATCGCTTATTAATGGATCGTTCGGTCTACGACAATGTGGCGTTACCGATGCGGATTGAATCAATTTCTGAAAATGAAATTAAACATCGTGTTTCAGCGGCATTAGATAAAACCGGGTTGCTGGATAAAGCACGTTGTTTACCTAGCCAGCTTTCTGGTGGTGAACAGCAGCGAGTCGGTATCGCGAGGGCAGTGGTAAATAGACCAACCCTGTTATTGGCAGATGAACCAACGGGCAATTTGGATCAAGAGCTCTCAGCGCGCGTGTTACGCCTATTGGAAGAATTCAATCGTGCGGGTGTGACTATTTTGCTTGCGACACATGATATGAATTTAGTGCAGTCGCGTCCTCAGTATCGTCATATGGAATTAAATCAAGGCTTTTTGAGTGAGGTTGAAGATTATGGCCGCTAA
- a CDS encoding DUF1145 domain-containing protein produces MKALILLAKAAIGFVWFVLILNFFMPFPGNAAIALYILTAFLFMMHGLQMLIFIGAFGDKINMSGWEKWSILIFGIFALLDIRRKYMM; encoded by the coding sequence ATGAAAGCACTGATTTTGTTAGCGAAAGCCGCGATTGGCTTTGTGTGGTTTGTTCTGATACTAAACTTTTTTATGCCTTTTCCAGGTAACGCAGCAATTGCACTCTACATTTTGACTGCTTTCTTATTCATGATGCATGGACTGCAAATGCTGATCTTTATTGGTGCCTTTGGCGATAAAATAAACATGAGCGGCTGGGAGAAATGGTCAATACTGATTTTTGGTATTTTCGCCCTACTCGACATTCGCCGTAAGTATATGATGTGA
- the ftsY gene encoding signal recognition particle-docking protein FtsY — translation MTEKKKRGLLSWLGFGDDEQAKQPEQEQQVESIQPEEVVEPVVEQEETVAEVETEQQTVKAEAEAEAEQPTDTVEPRVQEQEKPTESFFARLKRSLARTKANIGAGFFGLFKGKQIDDDLFEELEEQLLIADVGMDTTLKIIENLTEKASRADLKDGEALYGLLKEEMAGILSNVEQPLEVDSSKTPYVILMVGVNGVGKTTTIGKLAKQFQSQGKKVMLAAGDTFRAAAVEQLQVWGERNDVPVIAQHTGADSASVIYDAIEAAKARGYDVVIADTAGRLQNKSNLMEELRKIVRVMQKIDNSAPHEVMLTLDAGTGQNAISQAKLFSDVAPITGITLTKLDGTAKGGVIFALADQFQIPIRFIGVGEGIDDLRPFETQEFIDALFSRED, via the coding sequence ATGACGGAAAAAAAGAAGCGCGGATTGCTCTCTTGGCTTGGTTTTGGTGACGATGAACAAGCTAAGCAACCAGAACAAGAGCAGCAGGTAGAGTCCATTCAACCTGAAGAGGTTGTCGAGCCAGTTGTAGAGCAAGAAGAAACCGTTGCCGAAGTAGAAACTGAACAACAGACTGTTAAAGCAGAAGCAGAAGCAGAAGCAGAACAACCAACAGACACCGTTGAACCGCGTGTTCAAGAACAAGAGAAACCAACCGAAAGTTTCTTTGCTCGTTTGAAGCGCAGCCTTGCGCGTACAAAAGCCAATATTGGCGCAGGCTTCTTTGGCCTGTTTAAAGGCAAACAGATTGATGATGATCTGTTTGAAGAACTAGAAGAGCAACTGCTCATCGCTGATGTGGGTATGGATACCACGCTCAAGATCATCGAAAACTTGACTGAGAAAGCCTCTCGCGCCGATCTAAAAGATGGCGAAGCGCTTTACGGTCTATTGAAAGAAGAGATGGCTGGGATTCTATCTAATGTTGAACAGCCGCTTGAAGTTGATAGCAGCAAAACGCCTTATGTCATTCTCATGGTTGGCGTAAACGGTGTGGGTAAAACCACCACAATTGGTAAGCTTGCGAAGCAATTCCAATCACAAGGTAAAAAAGTGATGCTGGCTGCGGGCGACACTTTCCGCGCTGCAGCCGTTGAACAGTTACAAGTGTGGGGTGAACGTAACGACGTCCCAGTGATTGCTCAGCATACAGGCGCTGACAGTGCTTCTGTTATCTATGATGCGATTGAAGCGGCAAAAGCACGTGGTTATGACGTTGTGATTGCTGATACTGCTGGCCGTTTGCAAAACAAATCTAATCTAATGGAAGAGCTACGTAAGATTGTTCGTGTGATGCAGAAAATCGACAACTCTGCACCGCATGAAGTGATGCTGACGTTAGATGCGGGTACTGGTCAAAATGCGATTAGCCAAGCGAAGCTATTTAGCGATGTTGCACCGATCACGGGTATTACCCTGACTAAGCTGGATGGTACGGCAAAAGGTGGTGTGATTTTTGCGCTGGCTGATCAGTTCCAAATTCCAATTCGCTTTATTGGTGTGGGCGAGGGTATTGATGACCTACGTCCGTTTGAGACACAAGAGTTTATTGACGCACTGTTTAGCCGAGAAGATTAA
- a CDS encoding DUF4145 domain-containing protein, with protein sequence MSDIDSVITRTRKIEHLLRTQYHAEGKGLHQLITSCEERLPHQVIGKLRYIATIRNKIVHEYDYKLDNRRDFLSTCDECEKELTPRSSRFIWRVAISLMTLITLAAMLFYYAHWDVLSKHF encoded by the coding sequence ATGTCAGACATCGATAGCGTGATTACACGCACTCGTAAAATCGAGCATCTGCTGCGTACTCAATATCACGCGGAAGGCAAAGGCTTACATCAGTTGATCACCAGCTGTGAAGAGCGTTTGCCTCATCAAGTGATTGGAAAACTACGCTATATCGCGACGATACGAAACAAAATTGTCCATGAATACGACTATAAATTAGATAATCGTCGTGACTTTTTGTCTACTTGCGATGAGTGTGAAAAAGAGTTAACTCCAAGAAGTAGCCGTTTTATTTGGCGAGTTGCTATTTCATTGATGACGTTGATTACCTTGGCGGCAATGCTGTTTTATTACGCGCATTGGGATGTTTTATCGAAGCACTTCTGA
- a CDS encoding YhgN family NAAT transporter: MDILSAATLLFLIMDPLGNLPIVLSILKHLEPKRRRIVLVRELFFALAILLLFLFAGKNIMAFLHVQPETLSISGGIILFIIAIKLIFPSAGSITGLAAGEEPFIVPMAIPMLAGPSVIATILLLSSQHPDKLWELSGAVAIAWSATFVILMFSGVLHRLLGERGLKAIERLMGLLLVMISTQMLLDGLKNYLSL; the protein is encoded by the coding sequence ATGGACATTCTTTCTGCGGCGACGTTGCTGTTTCTAATCATGGACCCACTGGGTAACCTACCGATAGTTCTTTCAATCTTAAAGCATTTAGAGCCAAAGCGACGTCGAATCGTATTAGTTCGTGAACTGTTTTTTGCGCTAGCTATTCTGTTATTGTTCCTTTTTGCTGGCAAAAACATCATGGCGTTTTTGCATGTACAACCCGAAACCCTGAGTATCTCGGGCGGGATTATCTTGTTTATCATCGCGATTAAGTTGATTTTCCCATCGGCGGGGAGCATTACGGGTTTAGCGGCTGGTGAAGAGCCATTTATTGTCCCTATGGCGATTCCGATGCTAGCTGGTCCATCAGTGATTGCGACTATTTTGCTGCTCTCTAGCCAACACCCAGACAAATTGTGGGAGCTTTCAGGAGCGGTAGCCATCGCATGGTCAGCAACGTTTGTAATTTTAATGTTCTCCGGCGTGTTACATCGATTGTTAGGTGAGCGAGGATTAAAAGCCATTGAGCGCTTAATGGGGTTATTACTGGTGATGATTTCCACTCAAATGCTATTAGATGGTTTGAAGAACTACCTTAGCCTCTAA
- the rsmD gene encoding 16S rRNA (guanine(966)-N(2))-methyltransferase RsmD, which produces MVRRRQQNTSQKKPSTGFVRIISGLWRGRKLPVHDAEGLRPTTDRVKETVFNWLAQDVPQAKCLDLFAGSGGLGFEAASRQADSVTLIELNPAAFKQLEQNIASLKANNIVAKNTDALNYLSQAGTPHHVVFIDPPFRKGLLSETISLLEQNGWLADDAMIYIETEKELAIEDLPEHWHLHREKTAGQVSFRLYHRQSA; this is translated from the coding sequence ATGGTAAGACGTCGCCAGCAAAACACATCACAAAAAAAACCTTCAACCGGCTTTGTTCGAATTATTAGTGGCTTATGGCGTGGACGAAAATTGCCTGTTCACGATGCCGAAGGACTTCGTCCAACCACAGATCGCGTTAAAGAAACGGTATTTAACTGGTTAGCACAGGATGTGCCGCAAGCGAAATGTTTAGACCTATTTGCCGGCTCCGGCGGTTTAGGTTTTGAAGCCGCATCGCGCCAAGCTGACTCAGTCACCTTGATTGAGCTTAACCCGGCGGCATTCAAGCAGCTAGAACAGAATATTGCGTCACTTAAAGCCAACAATATCGTGGCAAAAAATACTGATGCACTTAATTATCTGAGCCAAGCTGGCACACCCCATCATGTGGTGTTTATCGATCCACCGTTTCGTAAAGGCCTACTCAGTGAAACTATCAGCTTACTTGAGCAAAATGGTTGGTTAGCCGACGATGCGATGATTTATATTGAAACAGAAAAAGAGCTGGCCATTGAAGATCTACCCGAACACTGGCACCTGCATCGAGAAAAAACAGCAGGACAAGTCAGCTTCCGCCTATACCATCGACAATCAGCATAA
- the glpE gene encoding thiosulfate sulfurtransferase GlpE, translated as MDQFKHIDVQSAQTLMKNEQAHLLDIRDPQSFAVAHAENAFHLTNDTIVQFMQQAEFDEPVLVMCYHGISSQGAAQYLVNQGFEQVYSVDGGFEAWHRAELPVESK; from the coding sequence ATGGACCAGTTCAAACATATTGATGTGCAAAGTGCTCAAACTTTGATGAAAAATGAACAGGCGCACTTGTTGGATATTCGAGATCCTCAGTCGTTTGCCGTGGCGCATGCAGAGAATGCCTTTCATTTAACTAATGACACGATTGTGCAGTTCATGCAGCAGGCAGAATTTGATGAGCCAGTATTGGTAATGTGTTATCACGGAATCAGTAGCCAAGGTGCTGCCCAGTATTTGGTTAACCAAGGCTTTGAGCAGGTGTATAGTGTAGATGGTGGCTTTGAAGCTTGGCATCGTGCTGAGTTGCCAGTGGAATCAAAATAG
- a CDS encoding acyltransferase, with protein MRERVQFFDLLRCVAAVAVIAIHVLAPYRHELGVIPFDQWASAVSINSVSRWAVPVFILITGALLLSDKRDFDLGYYMKRRLGKVLVPFLVWSLFYAFLSGWTAQGFNGSEVTKVLTHSYDHPTYYHLGFFYYFIPLYFLIPFFQATVKHGNIEALVVYVLIWLVTTGLYLFGINGVWNLELWLYSGYLPLGYLLYKHVPLKSWVVNSFIWLGIFALLITAFMVLTHSIELWKYTVGRWLSYKTLNVVAAASMIFIACRYFSDYLSAGAHKVVALISQHSLGIYLLHPIFLWPMKAYGWHEGHPLWVIPMWVVLSGGGALALSYLLAQSNKTKWLLP; from the coding sequence ATGAGAGAACGCGTCCAATTTTTTGACCTGCTACGCTGTGTTGCTGCTGTTGCTGTCATCGCTATCCATGTATTGGCACCATACCGCCATGAACTCGGTGTGATTCCTTTTGACCAATGGGCAAGTGCTGTCTCCATTAACAGCGTTAGTCGTTGGGCGGTACCGGTTTTTATCCTAATTACTGGTGCGCTGTTGCTCAGTGATAAGCGGGATTTTGATCTAGGCTACTACATGAAACGTCGCCTGGGTAAAGTGTTGGTGCCATTTCTCGTTTGGTCGCTGTTTTATGCATTTCTATCTGGTTGGACGGCTCAAGGTTTCAATGGCAGTGAAGTGACGAAAGTTTTAACCCATAGTTACGATCACCCAACCTATTACCATCTCGGTTTCTTTTATTACTTTATCCCACTTTATTTTTTGATCCCGTTTTTTCAAGCGACGGTTAAACACGGCAATATAGAAGCGCTGGTGGTATATGTATTGATTTGGTTGGTGACAACTGGGTTGTACCTCTTTGGCATCAACGGAGTGTGGAACCTTGAGTTATGGTTGTATAGCGGCTACTTGCCCCTTGGTTACTTGCTATATAAGCATGTACCTCTCAAGTCTTGGGTCGTAAATAGCTTCATTTGGCTGGGGATATTCGCCTTATTGATCACAGCCTTTATGGTTTTAACGCATAGTATTGAATTATGGAAATATACGGTTGGACGCTGGTTATCCTATAAGACGCTAAACGTTGTCGCAGCGGCGAGTATGATTTTTATTGCCTGTCGCTATTTTAGTGATTACCTATCTGCAGGTGCACATAAAGTGGTGGCATTGATCAGTCAACACAGTTTGGGTATCTACTTACTCCACCCCATCTTTTTATGGCCGATGAAAGCTTATGGCTGGCATGAGGGGCACCCTCTATGGGTGATTCCAATGTGGGTCGTGCTCAGTGGTGGGGGAGCGCTAGCATTGAGTTATTTGCTAGCGCAGAGCAATAAGACCAAATGGTTGTTGCCTTGA
- a CDS encoding YecH family metal-binding protein, with the protein MSEIHAHKVLNLLREKPMTESDLRQSVIEEFGTEAQFRTCKLSGFDFEKLFAFFVERQKIIQQGGVWVVNQERVCGH; encoded by the coding sequence ATGAGTGAAATTCACGCACATAAAGTACTGAACCTTTTACGTGAAAAACCAATGACTGAATCTGATCTACGCCAATCGGTGATCGAGGAATTTGGTACAGAGGCACAATTCCGTACCTGTAAGTTATCGGGCTTTGATTTTGAAAAGCTATTTGCCTTCTTTGTGGAACGTCAAAAAATCATTCAGCAAGGTGGTGTCTGGGTGGTGAATCAAGAGCGAGTTTGCGGTCATTAA
- a CDS encoding DUF2500 domain-containing protein translates to MPITIFVAIALLGLLAGWFFISFYRRHMQGEDAPEQKADVTILDKQAIDIENAEPGQDDQEYWIYVQRGRVGPKREFQVGIHYFHALNPGDKGTLTYQGDKFLHFALKRP, encoded by the coding sequence ATGCCTATCACCATTTTTGTCGCGATCGCATTGCTAGGGCTTTTAGCTGGTTGGTTTTTTATTAGCTTTTATCGTCGTCATATGCAGGGAGAAGATGCTCCAGAACAAAAGGCTGACGTAACGATTCTAGATAAACAAGCGATTGATATTGAAAATGCCGAACCAGGCCAAGATGACCAAGAGTATTGGATCTACGTTCAACGTGGCCGTGTAGGCCCTAAACGTGAGTTTCAAGTTGGTATTCATTACTTCCATGCTTTGAATCCGGGGGATAAAGGGACGCTCACATACCAAGGTGATAAATTCCTCCATTTCGCACTCAAACGTCCATAA
- a CDS encoding cyclin-dependent kinase inhibitor 3 family protein gives MTHPTWQLDVEQGALILTPCPGTKDASLYASLEQLKEQGVQAIVTALDDHELAEKNVSQLGSLTQELGMQWFQIEIEDDCAPDEKFAAKWQAAAPTLHEIVAQGGKVAMHCMGGSGRTGLLAAHLLLERDWALADIIAQVQALRPGAFTKPVQVEYIEQVAQA, from the coding sequence ATGACACATCCAACATGGCAGCTTGACGTTGAACAAGGCGCGCTGATTTTGACGCCTTGTCCAGGTACTAAAGACGCATCACTATACGCAAGTCTTGAACAGTTAAAAGAGCAAGGTGTACAAGCCATTGTGACGGCATTAGACGATCATGAACTGGCCGAGAAAAATGTTTCTCAACTGGGCTCACTCACTCAAGAGCTTGGCATGCAATGGTTCCAAATTGAAATTGAAGACGATTGTGCTCCTGATGAAAAATTTGCCGCCAAATGGCAAGCTGCTGCGCCAACTCTGCACGAGATTGTGGCGCAAGGTGGTAAGGTCGCTATGCACTGTATGGGCGGCTCGGGCCGTACAGGTCTTCTGGCTGCGCACCTTCTACTTGAACGCGATTGGGCTTTGGCTGACATCATCGCTCAAGTTCAAGCGCTGCGTCCTGGCGCGTTTACCAAGCCAGTTCAAGTTGAATACATTGAGCAGGTTGCTCAAGCTTAA